CTTATTGATACACTTAGAAttgattcatataaaatttattgttgtatttttttaaaaaaaatattttttatttaattttttataaaattatattttttaaaataaaaattttaattttttcaaacacaaaaataaacctcCTTACCTCAGATGCTGATATTGTTCGCTTATCATCCCATGAGGTGCCATAAGAAGTGGCCCATGAGCCGAGGTTGTTGGGCATCTCAGCCCAGTGAAAGATAATAAGACGAAGCTAAAATCTCTTAACTAAGCCCAATAGTGTCTCAGACACCAGCCCACAGAAACATAAACGTCGATGGAAAGTTAATGATTGAGAGTCCTTTGATGTTGTgcggtagaaaaatattttttaaaatattttgaattttttattaaattattatatttttgatatttttaaattattttaatatattgatttcaaaaataatttttaaaaaataaaaaaaatattattaacatgtttttttaagtaaaatatactttaaaaaacaacaacaaccacactttcaaacacactATTATTCATGTTAtgatatttcattttatatcaCCACATTAACATAATCTTTTGAAGAAAAGCAGCATGAGAGTATGAGACTtcatagggaaaaaaaataaagaaacacaaaactttaattattttttttacttaaaattaatttatatatatatatttagatcaatgtattaatataaaattattttttaaaaataaaacatttattattttaatatatatcaaaatgaaaaagattttaaaaatattcactaCTCAACTTCAAAACACCGTtgaaatcaaaactttaaaaatttgattttatttgtcaatttcatGCAACCATGTCTGGAcactcaaacattttttttttatttcgtgtcATGCCCAATAATCCGCTACCCATTTATTTTCGGACACTTGGCTTCACACGTGCATAGAGGGCCCCATTTTCCTATATTAAGATACCTTGATTTTTACCCTTTTATAAGGGATAAAAACAAGGGGGCAGTGAGAGATACGGAAAGAGCGATCGTCATCCTCGATGATCTCGCATTTAATATCacatggatttatttttatttttatttttattgtttgtaagCAATATTTAATAGGAGCTACTGATTAGCTTGTTTTGCTTGCCGTCATCCTTTTATGGAAGTGGCATGTAAATTAATATGGTATTTTGTGAGTAAATGAGATATAATTGAACTAGATATATGACAGAAAGATGGGATTTTCTCAATAGAATAGAAAGAggtgaaataaaattgattaaaaaaaaaatctaatccatatatatatatatataatggccCATGACAGCatcaatttgtttatttatttggatgAGCAAACTAAACCgactttaaatatttgtttgttgacaaataatttttttttcttgacaaatagtttttatctaaaaatgaattattatatagtgagtaaattttttatatttaataatgtaataaaaaatgagttgaaaaatattttttagtatttagttatgttattataaaataagtaaaaaaaaaacttattaattaatattttaattattttttaatattttatatagcacttttatatatatatatatatatattctacacCATATTTTTATATCCTTTAAGGATtagtattagaaaataaataaaataaatataaacactTTATGTCAAATATAGTTATGCATAAATAATTTGCTTTAACAATTTCAATTCTCAGCACCTCAGTCACACGAGTGGCTTGAGAATTTTTAAATACAGAAAAGGCTCCACAAAATTGCGATATAAACGCATTTCAAAGTTTGCAAATGCAAATAATAGAATCAGAACTAGCTAgtcttttattaaacttaaataCGACACAAAACCTATTTGttatttgatgttttgaaatcTTGATGAACTTGTAAAAGAAGTAGTTGAGTTATCCTACGTGGAAGAGGAAGCTGGCCCCCGAACGATGAAAGTATCGCCGCTCCAGTTGAGGCGGTGGTAAGCTTTTGACGTGATGTAATAGCCGACAGACATATCACGCACTTTCCTATGTAATAGTGATCTCAGCCACCAGCCCACAAAAtagtatcttttaaaaaaaaaaaaaaaaaattattgtccaTTAAGGATTTACTTGTCaacttgtttttcttaaacctaACGAAGCCAACTTTTTGTTCAATTAGAACCTGGAACTGTCCACGAAGACAGGTTTCGAAGAACAGCACAATAACACAATCTTTTGAAGAGAAGCAGCATGAGTCTTCAAGCGTCTAGAACACGATGCAAACCGcgttttgattaaatttaaaatatatatttttaaaaaatttaatacggttatattttttagatttttttgatatactgatatcaaaaataatttttaaaaaataaaaaaacattattgatataTGTTTtggcacgaaaaattatttgaaaagcaaccgttatCACACTGCTAAACACACTAATGTTATATTGTAACCCCAAAAGAAAGGAATAAAGCTTGGGTTATTTGAGATATCATCTCacaaataaagaatgaaatgaTCAAGTGTCGTATCTCCTGCCTTTGAACCAAAGTCACAACTTCAGAAATTTGGTTCTACTTGTTATACTGACTCAAGGATTGtttggttttatgttttaagaatattttataaaaactttaataaactatGCTCGCAAATCTTCTGGGACATGCATAAAAATTTGAGTGAGTATTTCTGACTTGTACATGAGCtttaatttggaattttttttatatcaatgaaAAGGgtctttatcttaaaaaaatactgtTATAAGTTAATAAACAATGAATTAGTTGAATCCGTTAACTATATCgcaattatttaaattgaacAGCATAACCGAAGCTTAATGActggttaattaattatttgcttGCGATTTGTAGATAACAcgcttttatttttcctaaatGATCTCTACAGTTAGATGCTTCCTAACATGCTTTTATTTGCATGTTAGGAAGCATCGAACTCTAATAGAAGTCCTGTGTTAGAGGTCCAGGCGTCCACAACAATCATGATCGTGTCTATGCCAttcatttttgaaaaaccaacaatgcaatTCATTGAAACCGACATTGAAGACTTTTCTAGAATTGGCAGCTATTATAACAAGCTTGTTTCTCGCTGTCGTAAAGTCTTATCTTGTTGACACACTACATAAGTCCTAACATAAAGTTCTATGTCGTACTTTATCTCTCTTCAGCCAATAATAAATATGCGATAAAAGAGCAATTATATTTTCTCTACCCGGATGTCCAGCCCGCCCACTATAGATCATTAGTCTCCGTCAATAAGTATTTTTGCAGCTCTCCCTTTGCACGAAGATTTGACCCCCCTTGCCTGCTCATGCCCTCCTGGCACCCCCACCCCCCCCATATGCCAGCTGGCTGAGTTTAGTTGGGACTAAATTGCCACATGGGGTTGAATTtcattgtgaaaaatttaaccCCGTGACATCATGCGTGCTTATCCTTGAAAGTAGTTGGTTGCAAAAGAAACGTTGTATAAACTGTCCCAATCATTCATGTCATGAGAAAACCAACAGGAATCTTCTACCAATAGAAGTCTAGGAAGGTATACTGTTAACTCCTGTGCTCTTGTCGCTGGACCCTACCATATTTGGTTACGAAAGAAagttgctaaaaaataaaaataaatacaaaaatttgtCTTTTGTTTAAAAGTAAGTGTGAATGGtctctctcatttttattttattttatatgacttATTAGTACAATTcagcttcatttttttcaaactaattgCGTGCTCCAAGGGATGGATTCAATTTACAGTGATAAAACACATCCAGCTTGATATTACTATTGTGGTCTCACCACTAAACactttgttgttttaatttttaatttttaaaaacgggttttatattttatctttgataTGTCATGAGAGTATTCCATAACACTACCCGAATATTCTATCAGTattacactaaaaaataaaataaaaacaaatttctgtAATACTAAATTTAAGAACTCCTCTAAGCATTTGAACTtccaaaatatatgtaaattaaCACCCCCGTTACATTGACTTGAGTcgacaaacaaaaaacaaaaacccccACCAAAAACCTTGGAATTAATCCGCATCTAATTGCTTTATCTTACCTAATTACGGATGTTCGCCATCGCCCAGCACTATAAATAGATGCTCAGTTGCTCACTATGCTCGACTCACACAGCACTCAAAATCTGAATCCTCTCCAACTTTTCCTTTGGTCAGTCACTTGGTCTTGAAAAATGGCGAGATTCTCAAAGGTACTCAGGAAGACTGATATTCAAAAGAGACTATCAGTGCCGACCGGGTTTCTCAGCTCTCTTCCATCGTTTAATGGTGGTGCTCATGCTGTAGATTTTCAAGCTGTAGATGGAAGTGGACGTGTTTGGAACTTCAGATGCTCGATTCGCAGGAATGGACATCCAAAACCAGTTATTTCAAGGGGTTGGCTCGCTTATGTTAATAGCAAGAGCCTTAAAGTTGGTGACAAGGTCCAGTTTTTAAAGGAGAAGAACGACGCTGGCGCCAAAAAGCATGCTTACGAGATTCGGGCTGAGAAAGAAATCAAGATATTTGGCGCTGTTTTCGGATATGCACCCATAATATAGCTCCGTCTGCTAAAGACTTCTCAAACAGGGCTTGTTTTTTGTATCAgtatttaaccaaaaaaaaagctcaaaccTAGCCATGATGTTGTTCTGAGTCTTCTTGTTACGTTGTCTACAATATGTTACTGCTGTTTCTATATTTCGGTGTTGTCAACTTGTGTTATTatcaaagtaaataaattttcaatctgCTTGTTACGTTGTCTACAATATATTACGTTTCCGTGCATTAATTAGGGCTAATAAGAGTAGTCTGCTTCTGACTCGGATGACTCCATAGCTATGCTGTTGTTGTGCTTGTTCTTGTAACGTTGTCTACGTACATGTTACCGCTGTTTCTATATTTCGGTGTTGTCAACTTGTGTTATTgtcaaagtaaataaatttttaatctgTTGGTGTCAAACAGTGTGATTGTGAGGTATTTTACCATGTCTCAAACAGTGTGATTCAAGCTCCAtttctaatttcttcttttCGCGAGAGGGCACGACTTCTTttgttcatttttgttttactcCACGTTCAGTTCTccccttaatttctttttctaaaccAAGCCGACAGATGACAAAGGAGACGATGCACCGGGAAGGCAGAAGAAAAATGAGAGAAGGGTGCTGCAACGGAGAAAGACTACAACGGAGGCAACAGCACCATCACCAACAAGCGAGTTTCTCACTGATTAGGAGGTGGCCAATCAGTCAACGTCACGTTAAATCAGCATCACCACCAGCAGAATCAGGAGGTCTGTCACCACTGGAGAGCTGGAAAGTGCAATAGATTCCCATGTCCGTCTCTCCACCGTGAACTTCCACCGCCGCCGCCGCATGCGTCTGTGAAGGAGGGAGGTGGGGGAGGAGCGAAGAGAGGAGTTATCGGGAATGATTCGTCGTCGTTCTCTTGGAGGGGGTAGTAATAGTAATTATTGTATTAGTTGGGGGCAGTTTGGGCATAAAGGTCAAAGTGGTAAAAAGGGAAAGTGCGGAGAAATGTGTGCTAATTGGGTACAAGGGAATTGAGATTTTGGTGGCAAGTGTCAGTATAATATTTGCTTTCTTGGGAGCTTAGGTGATTGGTTGACTCAATGTGATTCTTTAGTGTTTTGTGTAATGGGTTTTTGTGGGTTTTGGATTTGGTGATTGATTTAGGGGGTTTTGATGTGAGCCGGTGATGCATTGTCATCTGGGGCTGATAAGCTTTATACAGGGAGTAAGGACAGGTTTGAGTTTTACTCTTTTCAGCTTGGATTTTAGCTAATATTTTCAGTTGACATTGAAATTTATGACTGTGATTGAATTGTAATGTGCTGTTGATTTGAGCACTGGTGTTTCAAATTGATGTCTCTAATGTTTGTATTGGATCAATTATCCAATTTCTGTTAAAGCTAAGACTATGATTATATTGAGATATTTAAAAGCAAGATGCGAGTTGCTTCAAgcttcaatattttcttttctgtagTTTTTCCTTGCGGATACTGCAATTTCAATTAGATATTTGCTTGAGAGaagaaagttatttttatcTACTGTTTTTTAAGACTATGATTTTGTTGGCCTTCCAAATGTTGTCAAGGTTAGGCAAGCCTTtctcgttgttttttttatcactccAATCCCAATTTGTAACAAAGCTTAGAACAAATTTACCTCCATGGGAATGGCTCTGACACAggtttttttttgcatgcatGGAGTACGCATGTTTATGCTTTGTTCGTGGGtaattacttgttttttttgccGGTGTGCAAgtgatatttttctttcctgGGCCTGTATTATCCTTAAAAGTTATATCGATTCTCATGTTCTCTCGTATCGAGACCTAATATCTCATTTCTGCATCAGTTTGTTTCCTTCGGTGAGAAGGGCTGCTTTGGTGCAAGGAAGCAGGGACATTAATAATTCAAAGCAGGGTCATTGTTTGTGGTGGTAGGAGAGTTTGTGATGAAATAACTCGTCAGGGAAGAATATTGATGCAGAGGCAATATACATCGAATTTGGTTGACAGCGAGGCGCTTGAGGtgaaacttttt
The sequence above is drawn from the Populus alba chromosome 15, ASM523922v2, whole genome shotgun sequence genome and encodes:
- the LOC118057162 gene encoding uncharacterized protein, whose translation is MHCHLGLISFIQGVRTGLLWCKEAGTLIIQSRVIVCGGRRVCDEITRQGRILMQRQYTSNLVDSEALEARWYCSILNFQLYLAVILLFHLFWEFFEGKTICGRENKHKVVERMMMVLQMASESQRFAPPHPVA